Genomic window (Catenulispora sp. MAP5-51):
GGCGTTGGTCACTACAAAGCGCCCGGGGGTGCAGCAAGAGGGTCGAAAGGTCTTTGACGACTTGCGGGCCACCCTTGCCGACTCCTTCGACTTTGGGAACTTGGCGAAGCCGATCACGCATGACGCACTCAGGGCGTACGACGGGACGACAGCAATCCTTTGCCGGACTAACGGCCAAGCACTCGTGATTAGCGAGTTGCTGTATGGAGGCGGAGTCCCGCACCGGTTACAGCGTTCGTCCCGGGACCGTGTTGTGCCAGCTTGGCTCGCGGACATGTTCAAGTCCGACATTGGATCGGTGGTGACTCGCAGTGCGTTCGAGACAATGTTCCCGGAATCGGTGCTTGCTCAGGTCGACATTGAGCACACATGGTCCTACCTGGCCCGTGCTGCGGGAACGGGCGGAATGCGGGCGGTCGACCTTTCGAAGCTCAGGACGGTGATGGCTGCACAGCGTATGCCGGACGAGCTCACAGCGCAGCCCTGGGCCCAGATCACAGTTTCGTCGATACATCGGGCAAAGGGCCTTGAGTTTGACCGCGTAATTGTGGTCCGGCCTGAAGCTTCTCGCGTGCTCGGTGAGACGGACATCTTGGAAGAAGCTCGACTGCTCTACGTTGCGATGACCCGTGCGCGTGACGAACTCATGCGTTCCGCGGTTCCGGAGACACTCAGGCTGCGGGTCTGTCAGCCGATCAACCGGTGGGCACGCTACGGCCTCCAGGATTATCAGCGCTTTGGGCTGGCCATAGACGGCGGCGACGTGCATACAGCAGATCCGGCTGGGACGTACGGATTCGAAGCCGATCCCCTCCGTTTGCAGGACCTCTTGCGGCACGAGGTTTGTGCCGGCGATTCCGTCACGATCGAACGCAGCGAGCACGACCCCGGAGGGCCCGGACTTCCGCCCGGGTACGGGATCTTCCACCGAGGACGCCAGATCGGCATGGCGTCGAACGCGTTCCGGGAAGACCTCAACCGGTACATGAAACGGTGGCCGAGGTCAGTCGTCGAGACGTGGCCCAGGACCATATCCGGTGTGCGGATTGAGGCAGTTGAGACAGTCGTGGGCAGCGAGGCGTCGGGGCGCCTTGCAGGCATCGGCGAGTACGGGGTATGGCTCGCCCCCCGATTGGTCGGGCTCAGCAACTTCACCTATGACACCAAGCCGAAACAGGGGCTCGACAATGTCTGACCTTGACGGTCACTACTTGTTCCGCGACGAAGTGGCACGCCGGCTTCGACTCGACATCCTCGGCCCTGTCGGCGGACCGGGCGAGATCCTGACTGAGGACCCGCCACTCAGCGTCTACTCCACTGGAATCCTGTTTCCACGTCGCGCTTACCACACGCCGGTCTCGCTGGAGAGGCGAAACGGTGATGTAGCTGGCGGCGGCGTCGATGAGAAGGACCTCGACCTCACCTCCTCGATCCGGGCCGTCGATGAGCAGCCGGATACCGGCGTGGCCCTGGCCAATATCCAGAACCCGATGTCGATGGGCATGACCTTTGCCGTCGACCCCGCCATCGCTCCAGTGATACGGGTGCAAGCCCAGGCCGCAGTCTATGAGCCAGTTGACGAGTTTGGAGCGCCGGCGGAACCACGCAGGGCGGAGCGGCGGTCGACCTCCGGCCAAGGCCTCCACTGGCGGCGCCGTCAACTCGACATCGAGCCTTTCGACGTCGACGTCACGGAGTCCTTTCCCGTCGGTGGCTTGGAATTGGCACCCGGCCTCTTGTTCAAGGCGCGGGTTCGCGAGCCCGTGGAGGGTGCCGTGGCTGTCACCGTGACAATGCTGAACGTCAACGAGACGGAGGGGTTCGAGCTCCTCAGCGACGGCAAGTGCTTCTTTCAGGTGAGCCTGGAGGTATCGGCGCCGGATGAAGGGGCTCCCTTTATCGAACGTCCTGCGCCTGCTGGCTCTGCCGACGCGGAGTTGCTGCTCACTCGGATGCTGTACCGGCATGCCCCGGTCTTCGCCACCGGGCATGGGTGCGCGGCGACGTGGGAGTGGAAGCCGGCTTTGGTCAGCGAAACCACACCGTCGTCTCGGCGCGCGGCGGTGCCAATCGTCCGCACCGAGTTCGTGCCTTCGACTGACGTCCCGCTTACCGAGTCGAACCGGAAGATCGACGTCAGCGGGCTGGGCATGCATCGTCTCGGCACAGACTCCGCTGTCGAGGCGATCTCGACGCTCCGCCGTCTCCTGGAGGCGTACAGCACTTGGATCTCGGAGCGCATGGTTGAAGCCGAATGGTTGAGTGCGGGTGAGTTCGGCCCAGTCGCGCGGCGTCAAATACAGCTGTGCAGCCAGGCCCTCGAGAGGATGCGCGAGGGGGTGGAACTTCTCGCGAACGACGAGAAGTCTTTCCTCGCCTTTCAACTAGCCAATCTGGCCATGTCCCAGCAGCGCGCTCGGACGAAATGGATCAAGGAAGGGCGGACCGGGGAGCCGGTCGAGGACGGGCAATGGCGCCCTTTCCAGATCTGCTTCCTCCTGCTGTGTCTGGCAGGCATCAACGATCCGGAGCACTCCGATCGTGGTGTCGCCGACGTTTTGTGGTTCCCGACTGGTGGTGGCAAGACCGAGGCCTATCTCGGTCTCATCGCCTACACCGTTTTCCTGCGTCGACTGCGCCTTGAGGAGGCGGGGGCAGGCGTGACGGTAATCATGCGATACACACTGCGGCTGCTGACACTTCAACAGTTCGAGCGTGCTGCCGCCCTGTTGTGCGCAATGGAACTCATGCGACAGCGTGACGTGAAAGGTCTCGGGACCGAGCAGATGTCCATCGGCATGTGGGTCGGACGGGCAGCGACCCCCAACAAGCTCGCCGATGCCAGGAAGAGCATCGCGCTACTGCGAGCCGGCGGCTCGCTTCGTGAACAGAACCCAGTCCAACTACGTGCATGCCCCTGGTGCGGTACCCCACTGGACGCGAACGATTACGACGTGCCCATGGACGACTCGCGGATGGACATCGTCTGCCGCAATGGAGACTGCGAGTTCCACAGCGGACTCCCGGTCCACGTCGTCGACGAGGCGATCTACCGTGCGCGTCCTACGCTGATCATCGCCACCGCCGACAAGTTTGCACAGATCGCTTGGCGTCAGGATGTGGCAGCCCTCTTCAACCGTACCGGTGCGGTTCCAGGCACCCCACCGCCTGAACTGATCATTCAGGACGAGCTGCACCTGATCTCGGGGCCGCTCGGAACCCTGGCCGGGCTGTATGAGACTGCGGTGGACCTTGCCGCGAACCGTCCGAAGGTCATTGCGTCGACGGCCACGATCCGACGTGCGGAAGAGCAGGGGGCTGCACTGTTCAACCGCGTCACCGCGCAATTTCCGCCTGCAGGCCTAGATGCTCGAGACTCTTGGTTCGCTGTCGAGGCGCCGCGATCGCGAGTGCCGGCCCGTATGTATCTCGGACTGATGACTCCCTCGACCAGTCAAGCCACCCTGCTCATCCAGTCGTACGCTTCGCTGTTGCACCATGCCAAGGCCGTCGAAGGAGGAGACGGCGTGCGTGATCCGTACTGGACGTTGATCGGGTACTTCAACAGCTTGCGTCTACTGGCAGCGGCCGAGCTTCAGGTCCAGGACGACGTCGTCGCCCAACTGGAACTGCTCGGTCACCGTGACGGGGTCGCACCGCGGAGCGTCGACGCGACCCGCGAACTGACGAGCCGAGTCGATTCCAGCGACATCCCCAAGACTCTGAAGGACCTCGAACGGCAGTTGGGAGGTGGAGTAGAGCCGTTCGATGTGGTCCTCGCCACGAACATGATCTCCGTGGGAGTCGACGTGGACCGACTCGGCGTCATGTCCATCATGGGACAGCCGCAGATGACCGCTGAGTACATCCAGGCGTCTAGCCGAGTGGGTCGACGATATCCAGGTCTGGCGGTTGTGCTGTACAACAGCGCTCGGTCCCGCGACCGCTCGCACTACGAGAACTTCACCGCGTATCACTCCGCTTTGTACCGGCAGGTCGAGTCGACGAGCGTCACGCCCTTCTCAGCCCGTGCCCGGGACCGGGCGCTCCACGCGGCGTACGTTGGTGCTGCGCGGATGCTCTACCCTGCCGCGCGCGACAATACGGCCGCTGCGCGTGTTGGTACGTTCCTGGACGAGCTCGCGAAGCTCAGAACGGTGATCGTTGAGCGGGTCTCTCGGGCCGCTGCGGAGGAGGCTGTCGCGACAATGAGGGAGCTCGAGCTCTTTACTGAAGAGTGGGTCGAGATGGCCGCGGTCAATCCTGACCTGGTCTACGAAGCCGCGCCCCGCACCCTCCGCAGCAGCGCACCGCGGCGAGAGGATGCTGCCCTCCTGTGCACTCATGCCGACGACGACTTGAAGCGCGGGTGGCCCACCCTGTGGAGCTTGCGTGACGTGGACGTCGAGGCCGACCTCTACCTGGAGAAGTGACATGCCTCTGAGAACCGGTCGGAGCACTCGCGGGACGAGCGCCGCCAAGGTCGTCGAACCACTCGGCAGTGTCCGGCGTGCGCAACAGATCACCACTTATGGAGTGGGCGCACTTATCGCCATAGGCGAGCAGTCTTTCATCGTGAGCGGGCTGGATACCTGGAAGGACGATCCGGCGCTCGAGATCGACGAGCCGCGTCTGGTGGCGAATCTGCATGTCTCCGCTTTGCGGTGGCCGCCAGCTGACGAGCCGTCATCTGGCAAGGGCGTAGGTGTGCGACGGTTCCCCAACTGGTACTCCTGCAAGAATTGCGGTGACCTACAGCCCTATCGCTTCTTTGGTACGACCACCGGGTCATGCAATGTCTGCGGCAGCACTCTCATCCCATCCCGTTTCATCTCCGCGTGCGAGAACGGACACATCGACGACTTTCCCTACTTCGAGTGGCTCCACAAGAGAAGCGAGTCGGGAGGGGGCGGGCCGCATAAACTGACCCTCCGCAGCTCGGGCGAGAGTGGTTCGCTCCGGTCTATCGTCATCTCGTGCTCGTGCGGAGTGCCGGACAGGTCGATGGAAGGGGCATTGAGCGGGAATGCGCTGAAGACGCTCGGGATCGTTTGCAAGGGCCAGCGTCCTTGGCTCGGTGTCGACGCTCGCGTGATAGAACCAGATTGCCAAGCGACGCGCAGGGCGATGCAGCGAGGTTCTTCCGCAGTGTGGTTTCCCGTAGTCTGTTCGGCGCTCACCATTCCGCCGTACTCGACGCGCGTGGCGGAAATCGTCGCCGACTACCTGGACATGTGGTTGGACGAGACGGACGAGACGGTCGAGCGCCAGGCGAAGGCGAAGAGACTCGATCGTCGAGGTGTGTCCATCGAGGACATCCTGCGATACGTCAACGCACGCAGGCAGGCGAAAGAGCGTGCTGAACAGGGCGATGACTACGCCGAACCGTTCTTTTTCACTGATGATCCACTTCGACCTGACGAATACCGGCAGCTCCGTCGGACCACGCCGGACATCGAGGAGAACCGTCACTTCGCATGTGTGCCACCCGAGGACGCTGACGAGAGCGGACCGCCGATCGGATTCGCGCAGACCATGTTGGTGAAGCGGCTCAGGGAGGTGCGAGCTCTAACGTCCTTCACGCGGGTCGAGATCCCAGGTGAGTCGAGCACCCGAAAGGCGAAGCTGTCCCTCGACAAGGACTGGCTGCCGGCCATCGAGGTCATCGGTGAGGGCGTCTTCCTGCGGTTCGATCCATCGAGACTCGCGGCCTGGGAGCGGATGCCGAACGTCCGGGCCCGTGCGGACGATCTCAGGGCCAAGCATCAGGCTCATCTGGACCATCGAATGTCCGAGCCACCGCTTTCGCCGGTAACCCCGCGCTTCGTGCTTGTGCACACGCTCGCCCACGCTCTGATCAACGAGTGGAGCCTTGATGCTGGCTATCCGACCGCCGCGCTGCGAGAGCGTCTTTACCTGAAGGAGGCCGTCGCTGAGGATCCGGAAGGCATGGCCGGGCTCTTGATTTACACGGCGACCAGCGATTCCGCGGGCAGCCTCGGCGGGCTTGTGGCGCAAGGGGAGCCGAAACGATTGCAGCGGACGTTCGAAGCGGCCTTGGATCGGGTCTCATGGTGCTCCGCGGACCCACTGTGCATGGAATCCGAGGCCAGCGGTACGGACAGTCTCAATCTCGCTGCCTGCCATGCCTGCGTCCTCCTGCCGGAAGTCAGTTGTGAGCTCGGAAATACATTGCTCGACAGGGCGTTGCTGATTGGCGCGCCTGATAGTGAGGGCATGGGGTATTTCCGCCACTGAGGCACCAACTGTCGTCCGTTGCGATCAGCCAGTGTGACCGGATCGTCTTGATGGCGTGCCGCGCTGCAGGTGGCTTACACGAAAGGAGGGCGGCCTGGCCCAATACAGCCATCGCGGATTGGGTTAGGAGCTGTTAGCGGGCACGGCAAGATCCCCAGCCTGACAGCTGGCTACAAGTAGACCGTTCCGCTGACCGAGAGTGGTGTCCTCCAACGCTGATCCACGCTGTGCCTACCGTGACGTTGCCCCCGGTGTAGTAGAGGTGCTTCGGCGTCTGTTGTCGACCTGAATCGGGGCCTAGTCTTCGAACGTGGCGGACATCAAAAGGAGAATTAGGGGCCTGTTGCCGCGCCGGAATGCCGACCGGTCGCGCGGATACCGGCCGGGGCCGTTTGCGCTGGTCTACTCGGCGCTGTTGGTGGCTGGCGTGGTTTCCTCCGCGGCGGTGTATTACGTGCTCGTGCACCACGTGCCCGGTATGGCTGCCAACCGTGCCGACACGATGAAGACGGCACTGCTGGTGATCGCTGGGTCCGGTGCGCTGGCCGGGTTGTACGTGGCTTACCGCAAGCAGCGTACGGACGAGGCAAACCATCTGCGGGATCAGGACAAGCTTTTCACGGAGCGGTACACCG
Coding sequences:
- a CDS encoding UvrD-helicase domain-containing protein — translated: MTTPFAGSPVLTEEQRAVVELPADVKALVTAGAGSGKTHTLVRRLDALLASGQVSACEVLVLTFSRSAVRELSDRLAKSGDAARHVKARTFDSWALEILEGHDAVGDWKARSFEERIGAATDLIADGRADDWYEDDLLHVVIDEVQDLVGGRRELVQALLDRYDCGFTVVGDVAQAIYGFQVKRPEDRGTETGLFIKWLQNTFGDELDDDHRLTANFRAKSPEARVALPYGPQLEALVTTKRPGVQQEGRKVFDDLRATLADSFDFGNLAKPITHDALRAYDGTTAILCRTNGQALVISELLYGGGVPHRLQRSSRDRVVPAWLADMFKSDIGSVVTRSAFETMFPESVLAQVDIEHTWSYLARAAGTGGMRAVDLSKLRTVMAAQRMPDELTAQPWAQITVSSIHRAKGLEFDRVIVVRPEASRVLGETDILEEARLLYVAMTRARDELMRSAVPETLRLRVCQPINRWARYGLQDYQRFGLAIDGGDVHTADPAGTYGFEADPLRLQDLLRHEVCAGDSVTIERSEHDPGGPGLPPGYGIFHRGRQIGMASNAFREDLNRYMKRWPRSVVETWPRTISGVRIEAVETVVGSEASGRLAGIGEYGVWLAPRLVGLSNFTYDTKPKQGLDNV
- a CDS encoding helicase-related protein; translation: MSDLDGHYLFRDEVARRLRLDILGPVGGPGEILTEDPPLSVYSTGILFPRRAYHTPVSLERRNGDVAGGGVDEKDLDLTSSIRAVDEQPDTGVALANIQNPMSMGMTFAVDPAIAPVIRVQAQAAVYEPVDEFGAPAEPRRAERRSTSGQGLHWRRRQLDIEPFDVDVTESFPVGGLELAPGLLFKARVREPVEGAVAVTVTMLNVNETEGFELLSDGKCFFQVSLEVSAPDEGAPFIERPAPAGSADAELLLTRMLYRHAPVFATGHGCAATWEWKPALVSETTPSSRRAAVPIVRTEFVPSTDVPLTESNRKIDVSGLGMHRLGTDSAVEAISTLRRLLEAYSTWISERMVEAEWLSAGEFGPVARRQIQLCSQALERMREGVELLANDEKSFLAFQLANLAMSQQRARTKWIKEGRTGEPVEDGQWRPFQICFLLLCLAGINDPEHSDRGVADVLWFPTGGGKTEAYLGLIAYTVFLRRLRLEEAGAGVTVIMRYTLRLLTLQQFERAAALLCAMELMRQRDVKGLGTEQMSIGMWVGRAATPNKLADARKSIALLRAGGSLREQNPVQLRACPWCGTPLDANDYDVPMDDSRMDIVCRNGDCEFHSGLPVHVVDEAIYRARPTLIIATADKFAQIAWRQDVAALFNRTGAVPGTPPPELIIQDELHLISGPLGTLAGLYETAVDLAANRPKVIASTATIRRAEEQGAALFNRVTAQFPPAGLDARDSWFAVEAPRSRVPARMYLGLMTPSTSQATLLIQSYASLLHHAKAVEGGDGVRDPYWTLIGYFNSLRLLAAAELQVQDDVVAQLELLGHRDGVAPRSVDATRELTSRVDSSDIPKTLKDLERQLGGGVEPFDVVLATNMISVGVDVDRLGVMSIMGQPQMTAEYIQASSRVGRRYPGLAVVLYNSARSRDRSHYENFTAYHSALYRQVESTSVTPFSARARDRALHAAYVGAARMLYPAARDNTAAARVGTFLDELAKLRTVIVERVSRAAAEEAVATMRELELFTEEWVEMAAVNPDLVYEAAPRTLRSSAPRREDAALLCTHADDDLKRGWPTLWSLRDVDVEADLYLEK
- the drmB gene encoding DrmB family protein yields the protein MPLRTGRSTRGTSAAKVVEPLGSVRRAQQITTYGVGALIAIGEQSFIVSGLDTWKDDPALEIDEPRLVANLHVSALRWPPADEPSSGKGVGVRRFPNWYSCKNCGDLQPYRFFGTTTGSCNVCGSTLIPSRFISACENGHIDDFPYFEWLHKRSESGGGGPHKLTLRSSGESGSLRSIVISCSCGVPDRSMEGALSGNALKTLGIVCKGQRPWLGVDARVIEPDCQATRRAMQRGSSAVWFPVVCSALTIPPYSTRVAEIVADYLDMWLDETDETVERQAKAKRLDRRGVSIEDILRYVNARRQAKERAEQGDDYAEPFFFTDDPLRPDEYRQLRRTTPDIEENRHFACVPPEDADESGPPIGFAQTMLVKRLREVRALTSFTRVEIPGESSTRKAKLSLDKDWLPAIEVIGEGVFLRFDPSRLAAWERMPNVRARADDLRAKHQAHLDHRMSEPPLSPVTPRFVLVHTLAHALINEWSLDAGYPTAALRERLYLKEAVAEDPEGMAGLLIYTATSDSAGSLGGLVAQGEPKRLQRTFEAALDRVSWCSADPLCMESEASGTDSLNLAACHACVLLPEVSCELGNTLLDRALLIGAPDSEGMGYFRH